The genomic interval GTCAATGCCTCGGTACTCAAAACGTGGGATAAGTTTTGGAAAATGATTTTCTTGACGGTGGGTATCCTCATCGCGGTATTTGGTATGCGTCTGGTATTCCCGATTGTCATCGTCGCAGTGACTGCCGATATGGGTATGATGGATGTCATCAATATGGCGCTTAACAACCCCAAGGAATACTCTGCCAAACTGATGGAGCATCATGCAGAGATTGCCGCATTTGGTGGGATGTTCTTGTTGCTCGTCTTTTTAAACTTCATCTTTGATGAAAAAGAAGTGATGTGGTTTGAATGGCTAGAGCGTAAGCTTGCGCGTTTTGGCAAGGTCGATGCCATGAGCGTGTTTGTGGCATTGGTACTACTAATGACCGCTTTATATTGGGTGGAAGACGCCAAAAAATCGGTGGTGTTAACCGCAGGGGTATTTGGTATTTTGATTTATCTAGCCACCAATGTGTTATCAAGCCTTTTAGAAGGGGCGAGTGATGATGATGAATCAACCCCCGATGTGATTGAAGGCAAAGAAGTAGCGGGCGCGATTGCCAAAGGCGGTATTGCAGGTTTCTTGTATCTAGAAGTACTCGATGCGTCGTTTAGTTTTGATGGGGTGATTGGCGCGTTTGCCATTACCAATGACGTGATTATCATCATGCTAGGCCTTGCCATTGGTGCGATGTTTGTGCGATCTATGACCATTTTCTTGGTAGAAAAAGGCACGCTCGATGAGTTTGTGTATCTAGAACATGGCGCGCATTATGCGATTGGCGCGTTGGCGGTCATCATGCTATTGGCGACCGTGCATATCGAAGTGCCAGAAATCGTGACGGGTTTGATTGGGGTTGCCTTTATCGTATGGGCAGTGATTAACTCTATCAGCTACCGTAAGCGCGAAGCAGCCTTGGCGAAACACTAAAAGATACTAAAAGGACTGGGGCTCATGCGTAACAGTCGCGGTATTTAGGATGCTGACTTGCGCTTAATATCCCTTAAGCTTTTGACACATAAATATAACAGCTTAATGTAGCCGAACGGTGGACAAATTCTATCACCAAAGGTATAGTTAAAACGTGAGTTTCGGCTCACGTTTTGTTTTTTTAGGCGATTTTTTACGGTGTCTGGGCGTTTTTAGTTTGGGCGCGCTTTTGGTCTGGTTCTTGTAGTCTGAGAATCAAAGGCGCAGCGCATGACAACAGACATCGATTTTCTTATTTGATTTCAAAAATTTATTACAAAGGATAAAACAATGGCAATTAGCTTAACCAAAGGTGGTAATGTTAATTTATCAAAAGAAGCACCGAATTTAACCAACATAGCCGTCGGTCTTGGCTGGAACCCACGTGCCACTGATGGGCAAGCCTTTGACTTAGACGCGGTCGCGTTTTTGGTCAATGAATCGGGTAAAGTACGGTCAGATGCAGATTTTATTTTCTTTAACAATCTAAAATCATCTGATGGCTCGGTAGAGCATACGGGTGATAACCGTACCGGTGAAGGCGATGGCGATGATGAAGTCATCAAAGTAGATTTGACTAAAGTCCCAGCCGATGTAAGCAAAGTGGTATTTTGTGCAGTGATTTATGATGGTCAAGCGCGTAACCAAAACTTCGGTCAAGTAGCAAACGCTTATATTCGTATCGTGAATACCCAAAGCGGCGCTGAAGTGGCTCGTTATGATTTGTCAGAAGACAGCAGCACCGAGACAGCGATGATTTTTGGTGAGCTTTATAAGAACAATGGCGAGTGGAAATTCCGCGCGGTTGGACAAGGTTTTGCTGGCGGTTTAGGGCCATTGGCTGCGTCATATGGCGTTGCTGTTTAGTTTTTTGGCTAAAAGTTTTTAAAATTTCTTTAACAATAACAATGGGGTGGCATCGGCTTGCCCCTTTTTTTCAACATAACCATTTTTTCAGCCTGAGCGCTTTTTTGAGCCTAAGCGCTTTTTTCAGTGCAGCTACTTTTATCACCATTTTTGCCACCTAGTTTATAAGGATACATTAATTTATGGCAGCGACGTTTAGTATGATTGGGACGATTGAGCCATTTTTGCATTGTAATCTCAAAAAAGGCGATTCGATTTATTGCGAATCCAATGCCATGGTCATGATGGAGTCAAATCTTGAGCTTAAAGGTCAGATGCGTGGCGGCATCATGCAAGCTTTGATGCGCCGATTTGCCAATGACGAGTCGATTTTTCAACAGCAAATTGAAGCGGTAAATGGTGAGGGTGACTGCTTACTGGCGCCTACCCTTGATGGCGATATGCAAATTTTGGACGTCGGCGCCAATCAGTATACGCTCAGTGACGGTGCCTTTGTGGCAGCCACCCATAGCGTTGATTTGCGTGCCAATATCCAGCGCAATTTAGGCGGCGCTATATTTGGGGATACGGGTGGCTTTATGGTCATGCAAACGCAAGGCCAAGGTCAGCTCGTGGTATCGGGGTTTGGTTCTTTGTTTGAGATTGATGTTACGCCTGATAAAGATGTGATTATTGATAATGGTCACGTGGTATGCTGGGATAGCCGACTGCAATATAGCCTGTCAATGGCGACCAGCCAGAAAAAAGGCTTTTTGGGCAATATCATTAATTCAGTCACGAGCGGCGAAGGCATGGTACTCAAGTTCTCAGGTCAAGGCAAAGTAGTGATTTGCTCGCGTAACCGTGATACTTATCAAGGCTGGATTCAAAGCTTATTGGGGTCAAACTCAGGCGGACGCGGTGGCAATGAAGGTATTTTAGGCGGTTTGTTATAGTCAGTTTCTGCTAAACCGTTGTTAAACTCTTAAAACATAGCTAGACTAGATAGAATATAGAACTTACGCACTATCTTAACTCAACAAAACATGATAGCCCTAGCTAAATTTTGGATTTAGATAAAACAAATCATCAGCGACCTGTCTTGACATCTGAGCCACTACAGGCGTAAAAAGATGACTAACCCAAGCATACACCGAAGAAAAGCCGAAACTTAATTGCTGTTTTAAATACACGAACGCCATCAATGATGAGAACACATGATTACGGATTTTACGCTCACGGCGAAGCTGAAACTTCTCAATCGAACAACACTGTTTAATGGTTCGATGATAGGTTTCAATCTGCCAATGACAATCATGCAAATACTCAAAATCAAGTGGTGTAAATACCGGTGAATTTGGCTCGCTGTCTTTAGGTTTAGGGTCAAACTTCACATAATGTCTCACTTGGTCTTTAAAGTGATGACGGTAAAGGGTAACAAAACCAAAGTCTTTAAGCCAAACTTCTAATCCTGTTTTTGGCACATGGTCAATCTGCTGTACTTGCAACCATTCGCCTTGTTTGATAGAAACCGTACGATTTGCCTTAACCGCAAACATAAACCCTAACTCAGCGTGTTTGATGTGTTTAAGGTTTTCTTTACTGCTGTACCAACTGTCGCCTGTGATATAGCTTGGGATAAGCCCCCATGCCAAGACTTCATCTAACATTTTTTGAAAGTAGTCGTTTTTGGTAAGGTTGTCTTTGGGGTCATATAGTCGGTAGTTGATGGGTTGGCTATTGCCTGTTAAGTCGGTGTAGTACAGGGTGATAAGGTTAATGCCTTGTACGGCTTTGTGATGCTTGCCACTATAGTAATAGCCAATTAGGTCGGTTTTGTTGCTGTAGGGTTTGTCAAGCACGGTGTCATCTATGCTGATGATGCCACCAGTTAGGTTGATATACCCCTTTGTTTGCTCATACAGGTCACGAGGCTCAAAGCTCTCTCTACCTAAAAAGTTGTTGATGCTGTCATGCCCAATCTCAATACTTTGAGCAAGCCTTGTGCAGGTGGGCTGTTTGGGTTCGCTGATGAGCATTCCGATATAGTGTCCTAGGGTGCAGTGGGCGGTGCTGGGTCGGCTAAGTTGTCTTATCAATTTGGTTGTTCTTGCTTTTCCTTTAGCATATCATGCTTTCTTTGGATAGTGCGTAAGTTCTAGAATAGTAAAAAATATAGTAACAAATAAGGAAACCAACATGTCAGTGAATTTATCGAAAGGTCAAAAAATTTCGTTAGAAAAAGAAGCAGGTGGCGCACTCAGCCAAATCAAAATGGGTTTGGGTTGGGATGTCGGTGCTGCGCCGCAAAAATCAGGTGGATTTTTGGGTGGCTTGTTCGGCGGTGGCGGCAGCGCAGGCGGCAGCATTGACTTGGATGCGTCGTGTATCATGCTGGATGCCAACAAACAAATGGTGGATGCGATTTGGTTTGGACAATTGCAGTCAAAAGACAGTAGCATACAACACACAGGCGACAACCGCACCGGTGCTGGCGATGGCGATGACGAAGTGATTAATGTCAATTTATCTCGCATCCCTGACCATGTGCAAGCCTTGGTTTTTACTGTCAATAGCTTTACGGGTCAAACTTTTGCTACGGTCAATAATGCGTTTTGTCGTTTGGTGAATGCTAGCAATAACAGTGAAGTTGCCCGTTATGATTTGTCAGCCCAAGGCAGTCATACCGCGCTGATTTTGGCAAAAATTTATCGTCATAACGGTGAGTGGAAAATGCATGCCATTGGTGAAACCGCGTCAGGTCGTACCTTTCATGATTTGATGCCTGCGATTTTACCGCACGTGTAACCGCGCTTTTTAATCTGAAGCCATAAAGAAAGCCCTGTGACATACAGGGTTTTTTATTTTGACAGCTATTTTTGACAAGTTTGTGTGGATTTTGCGTTGGTGGGTTTTGCATACGGTGTGGGTTTGCTAAAATAGCGGCGATTTAGTTTTTACAGCGTTTAATTTTAAATCACTTTTTTTAGCGTTACTTTTTTCAAAGTCGCTTTTTTTAAGTCATTTTTTTTAAAAGTCACTTTTTTAAAATCACTTTAGCGACTCAAATCAAATAATTTCATGACAACCACCCAGC from Moraxella osloensis carries:
- a CDS encoding transposase gives rise to the protein MRQLSRPSTAHCTLGHYIGMLISEPKQPTCTRLAQSIEIGHDSINNFLGRESFEPRDLYEQTKGYINLTGGIISIDDTVLDKPYSNKTDLIGYYYSGKHHKAVQGINLITLYYTDLTGNSQPINYRLYDPKDNLTKNDYFQKMLDEVLAWGLIPSYITGDSWYSSKENLKHIKHAELGFMFAVKANRTVSIKQGEWLQVQQIDHVPKTGLEVWLKDFGFVTLYRHHFKDQVRHYVKFDPKPKDSEPNSPVFTPLDFEYLHDCHWQIETYHRTIKQCCSIEKFQLRRERKIRNHVFSSLMAFVYLKQQLSFGFSSVYAWVSHLFTPVVAQMSRQVADDLFYLNPKFS
- a CDS encoding TerD family protein, giving the protein MAISLTKGGNVNLSKEAPNLTNIAVGLGWNPRATDGQAFDLDAVAFLVNESGKVRSDADFIFFNNLKSSDGSVEHTGDNRTGEGDGDDEVIKVDLTKVPADVSKVVFCAVIYDGQARNQNFGQVANAYIRIVNTQSGAEVARYDLSEDSSTETAMIFGELYKNNGEWKFRAVGQGFAGGLGPLAASYGVAV
- a CDS encoding TerD family protein; the protein is MSVNLSKGQKISLEKEAGGALSQIKMGLGWDVGAAPQKSGGFLGGLFGGGGSAGGSIDLDASCIMLDANKQMVDAIWFGQLQSKDSSIQHTGDNRTGAGDGDDEVINVNLSRIPDHVQALVFTVNSFTGQTFATVNNAFCRLVNASNNSEVARYDLSAQGSHTALILAKIYRHNGEWKMHAIGETASGRTFHDLMPAILPHV
- a CDS encoding DUF475 domain-containing protein; the protein is MRHFYFDIVFTTIALAVAAWWGFSHGGVSAMLSALFITFILAVMEISLSFDNAVVNASVLKTWDKFWKMIFLTVGILIAVFGMRLVFPIVIVAVTADMGMMDVINMALNNPKEYSAKLMEHHAEIAAFGGMFLLLVFLNFIFDEKEVMWFEWLERKLARFGKVDAMSVFVALVLLMTALYWVEDAKKSVVLTAGVFGILIYLATNVLSSLLEGASDDDESTPDVIEGKEVAGAIAKGGIAGFLYLEVLDASFSFDGVIGAFAITNDVIIIMLGLAIGAMFVRSMTIFLVEKGTLDEFVYLEHGAHYAIGALAVIMLLATVHIEVPEIVTGLIGVAFIVWAVINSISYRKREAALAKH
- a CDS encoding TIGR00266 family protein produces the protein MAATFSMIGTIEPFLHCNLKKGDSIYCESNAMVMMESNLELKGQMRGGIMQALMRRFANDESIFQQQIEAVNGEGDCLLAPTLDGDMQILDVGANQYTLSDGAFVAATHSVDLRANIQRNLGGAIFGDTGGFMVMQTQGQGQLVVSGFGSLFEIDVTPDKDVIIDNGHVVCWDSRLQYSLSMATSQKKGFLGNIINSVTSGEGMVLKFSGQGKVVICSRNRDTYQGWIQSLLGSNSGGRGGNEGILGGLL